One window of Mixophyes fleayi isolate aMixFle1 chromosome 3, aMixFle1.hap1, whole genome shotgun sequence genomic DNA carries:
- the STMN4 gene encoding stathmin-4 isoform X1, producing MTLAAYKEKMKELPLVSLFCSCFLSDPLKKQTYKYDADTVDLTWCVISDMEVIELNKRASGHAFEVILKPPSFDGVPELNGSLPQRRDPSLEEIQKRLEAAEERRKYQEAELLKHLAEKREHEREVIQKAIEENNNFSKMAKEKLTQKMEVNKENREAHLAAMLERLQEKDKHAEEVRKNKELKEEASR from the exons ATGACCTTGGCAG CTTATAAAGAGAAGATGAAGGAGCTCCCCCTAGTGTCACTTTTCTGTTCCTGCTTCCTCTCGGATCCTTTGAAAAAACAGACTTACAAGTATGATG CGGACACCGTGGACCTCACGTGGTGCGTCATCTCAGACATGGAAGTCATAGAGTTAAACAAGCGAGCCTCTGGTCACGCCTTCGAAGTCATTCTAAAGCCACCTTCATTCGATGGGGTGCCGGAGCTTAACGGCTCGCTCCCCCAGCGGCGAGACCCCTCTCTGGAGGAGATCCAGAAAAGATTGGAAGCGGCTGAGGAAAGACGCAAG TATCAGGAAGCCGAGCTTCTCAAGCACCTGGCGGAGAAGAGGGAACACGAACGGGAAGTCATTCAAAAAGCCATCGAGGAAAACAACAACTTCAGCAAAATGGCCAAGGAGAAGCTAACACAGAAGATGGAGGTCAACAAGGAGAACCGGGAAGCACATTTAGCCGCCATGCTCGAGCGTCTGCAGGAGAAG GATAAACACGCAGAAGAAGTGAGGAAAAACAAAGAACTTAAGGAAGAGGCTTCGAGGTAG
- the STMN4 gene encoding stathmin-4 isoform X2 — translation MTLAAYKEKMKELPLVSLFCSCFLSDPLKKQTYKYDADTVDLTWCVISDMEVIELNKRASGHAFEVILKPPSFDGVPELNGSLPQRRDPSLEEIQKRLEAAEERRKYQEAELLKHLAEKREHEREVIQKAIEENNNFSKMAKEKLTQKMEVNKENREAHLAAMLERLQEKVS, via the exons ATGACCTTGGCAG CTTATAAAGAGAAGATGAAGGAGCTCCCCCTAGTGTCACTTTTCTGTTCCTGCTTCCTCTCGGATCCTTTGAAAAAACAGACTTACAAGTATGATG CGGACACCGTGGACCTCACGTGGTGCGTCATCTCAGACATGGAAGTCATAGAGTTAAACAAGCGAGCCTCTGGTCACGCCTTCGAAGTCATTCTAAAGCCACCTTCATTCGATGGGGTGCCGGAGCTTAACGGCTCGCTCCCCCAGCGGCGAGACCCCTCTCTGGAGGAGATCCAGAAAAGATTGGAAGCGGCTGAGGAAAGACGCAAG TATCAGGAAGCCGAGCTTCTCAAGCACCTGGCGGAGAAGAGGGAACACGAACGGGAAGTCATTCAAAAAGCCATCGAGGAAAACAACAACTTCAGCAAAATGGCCAAGGAGAAGCTAACACAGAAGATGGAGGTCAACAAGGAGAACCGGGAAGCACATTTAGCCGCCATGCTCGAGCGTCTGCAGGAGAAGGTTAGTTAA